A window of Raineyella sp. W15-4 contains these coding sequences:
- a CDS encoding ABC transporter substrate-binding protein: MTRRRLGAALALAVVVTVAGCTQQTAPPAPQVGQPVPHESPSPTPTPRPDRDFTVGTTDAITSTDPVAMTTGGSETIAFSVFQRLMTTPAGQDLLKPDAARDCIFQQATVYTCTLLDGLRFQSGRPVTSADVKYSIERAQRLGVAGSGAAQLASISSIETPDPQTVRFVLSYADTDIGYALATPAASIVDPDVYPTDKVVDAGTRPVGSGPYRVTASGGGTWSFGRYEGYQGYAPASIVRVVLREYDSSAALEQAMMSGDVDATWRGLSAAAVIRQRADATADSSAATTTPVTGLTPVTIAGSRVLRLAWNTGSRYAGDAAVRAFVSQAAGDRRTLTSLLPIGVTGARTGLFPAGGTPALDKPSGTPLALTLGYDPRMPDGADLAAELARSLDATGLATVTVVPNAAGSDTGSADLQLLDERASTWTARAWLQRPLSVTGSPHEQEIQTILTRGLPSSDQATHKAAVSQLQYFAAEDAYVTPLSQTDEVVFVREGWSVDTGRMGPGWQLDLAAFSKNS, translated from the coding sequence GTGACCCGCCGGAGGCTCGGCGCGGCGCTCGCACTGGCCGTGGTGGTGACCGTCGCCGGGTGCACCCAGCAGACGGCGCCGCCGGCGCCGCAGGTCGGCCAGCCGGTGCCGCACGAGTCACCCAGTCCCACCCCGACCCCGCGGCCGGACCGGGACTTCACCGTCGGCACCACCGACGCGATCACCAGCACCGATCCGGTGGCGATGACCACCGGCGGGTCGGAGACGATCGCCTTCTCGGTGTTCCAGCGACTGATGACCACGCCCGCGGGCCAGGACCTACTGAAGCCCGACGCGGCCCGGGACTGCATCTTCCAACAGGCCACCGTCTACACCTGCACCCTGCTCGACGGGCTGCGGTTCCAGTCCGGGCGGCCAGTGACGTCCGCCGACGTGAAGTACTCCATCGAACGGGCCCAGCGCCTCGGTGTCGCCGGGTCGGGGGCTGCCCAGCTGGCGTCGATCAGCTCGATCGAGACCCCCGACCCGCAGACCGTACGTTTCGTCCTGTCGTACGCCGACACCGACATCGGCTACGCGCTGGCGACCCCGGCGGCGTCGATCGTCGACCCCGACGTCTATCCGACCGACAAGGTGGTCGACGCCGGCACCCGTCCGGTCGGCTCCGGGCCCTACCGGGTCACCGCCAGCGGCGGCGGCACCTGGTCGTTCGGCCGCTACGAGGGCTACCAGGGCTACGCGCCGGCCTCCATCGTCCGGGTGGTGCTGCGCGAGTACGACAGCTCCGCCGCCCTGGAACAGGCGATGATGTCCGGCGACGTCGACGCGACCTGGCGCGGTCTGTCCGCCGCGGCGGTGATCCGGCAGCGGGCCGACGCGACCGCCGACTCCTCCGCGGCGACGACGACACCGGTCACCGGGCTGACCCCGGTCACCATCGCCGGGTCGAGGGTGCTGCGGCTGGCCTGGAACACCGGCTCCCGCTACGCCGGGGACGCCGCGGTTCGGGCCTTCGTCAGCCAGGCGGCGGGGGACCGGCGTACGCTCACCAGTCTGCTGCCGATCGGGGTGACCGGCGCTCGCACCGGCCTCTTCCCGGCCGGCGGCACCCCGGCCCTCGACAAACCGAGTGGCACCCCGCTCGCGCTCACCCTCGGCTACGACCCGCGGATGCCCGACGGGGCGGACCTCGCCGCCGAGCTGGCCCGCTCCCTGGACGCCACCGGGCTGGCGACGGTCACTGTCGTCCCGAACGCGGCGGGGTCGGACACCGGCTCGGCCGACCTGCAGCTGCTCGACGAGCGGGCCAGCACCTGGACCGCCCGCGCCTGGCTGCAGCGCCCACTGTCGGTGACCGGTTCGCCGCACGAGCAGGAGATCCAGACCATCCTGACCCGGGGGCTGCCGTCCTCCGACCAGGCCACCCATAAGGCCGCGGTCAGCCAGCTGCAGTACTTCGCGGCCGAGGACGCGTACGTCACCCCGCTCAGCCAGACCGACGAGGTCGTCTTCGTCCGCGAGGGCTGGTCGGTCGACACCGGGCGGATGGGACCCGGCTGGCAGCTGGACCTGGCCGCCTTCAGCAAGAACTCATGA
- a CDS encoding HAD family phosphatase: MRADAGPGGRPAACLWDFDGTLADTEPIWISAEYELMALLGGEWNDGHAHRLIGADLTAAARYMLSVAGRDDLTPTWVVDWMVQRVTGRIRAADELEWRPGALDLLAALAEEDVPCALVSSSWRPVLEAVLERLPVGTFRAVVGGDEVTAGKPAPDPYLRAARLLGVAAEDCLVFEDSVTGSTAGQASGAWVIGVPSILPLPVMPRRTVLRTLAGVTPAALYAMRGAAISGGMP, encoded by the coding sequence ATGCGCGCTGATGCCGGACCGGGCGGGCGCCCCGCCGCCTGCCTGTGGGACTTCGACGGGACGCTGGCCGACACCGAGCCGATCTGGATCAGCGCCGAGTACGAGCTGATGGCGCTGCTGGGCGGGGAGTGGAACGACGGGCACGCCCATCGGCTGATCGGTGCGGACCTGACCGCCGCGGCCCGCTACATGCTGTCGGTGGCCGGCCGCGACGACCTGACCCCCACCTGGGTGGTCGACTGGATGGTGCAGCGGGTCACCGGCCGGATCCGGGCCGCCGACGAGTTGGAGTGGCGTCCCGGCGCGCTCGACCTGCTCGCCGCACTGGCCGAGGAGGACGTGCCGTGCGCGCTGGTGTCCTCGTCCTGGCGACCGGTGCTGGAGGCCGTCCTGGAGCGGCTTCCGGTCGGCACCTTCCGGGCCGTGGTGGGTGGCGACGAGGTCACCGCCGGCAAGCCCGCCCCCGACCCGTACCTGCGGGCCGCCCGGCTGCTCGGTGTCGCCGCGGAGGACTGTCTGGTCTTCGAGGACTCGGTCACCGGCAGCACCGCCGGACAGGCGTCCGGCGCCTGGGTGATCGGGGTGCCGAGTATCCTCCCGCTGCCGGTGATGCCGCGCCGGACGGTGCTGCGGACCCTGGCGGGGGTCACCCCGGCGGCGCTGTACGCGATGCGCGGCGCGGCGATCAGCGGAGGCATGCCGTGA
- the metH gene encoding methionine synthase, which produces MISSSSAPSSLRAALAHRVVVADGAMGTMLQQYDLGLDDFEGYEGCNEILSVTRPDVLREIHAAYFAAGSDAVETNTFGANLSALGEYGISDRIAELAYAAAAVARETADAWSTPERPRWVLGSVGPGTKLPTLGHVRFRDLRDAYQVQVAAMLAGGIDGVLIETAQDILQAKAAVIGAKRAIRTSGQDVPVVVSVTVETTGTMLVGSEIGAALVALEPLGIDMISMNCATGPAEMREHLHHLADNARIMVGCMPNAGLPELTADGARYPLQPGQLADALDEYVQDFGLSLVGGCCGTTPEHIRQVVERVGGRELAPRPFRPLPSASSLYTDVPFRQDTSYLAIGERTNANGSKAFREAMLAENWDECVGIARSQSRGGAHLLDLCVDYVGRDGRADMDELAFRFATAVTLPIVLDSTEAAVIEAGLERLGGRSVINSVNYEDGDGPDSRITRVMPMVKEHGAAVVALTIDEEGQARTAEWKVRVATRLIEDLTKRWGLRLGDILVDTLTFPIGTGQEETRRDALETIEAIREIKRRYPEVNTTLGVSNVSFGLAPAARVVLNSVFLHEAVQAGLDSAIVHAAKIMPMNRIPEDQRRVALDMIYDRRTASYDPLSTFLEMFTGVTTADQKAEREAAMAALPVGERLTQRIIDGESKGIEADLDEALRETAPLDIINTHLLDGMKVVGELFGSGQMQLPFVLQAAETMKTAVAYLEPQMDSDASGAGKGTIVLATVKGDVHDIGKNLVDIILTNNGYDVVNLGIKQPVGAIIEAAEEHHADAIGMSGLLVKSTVVMKDNLLELNTRGLADRYPVLLGGAALTRSYVEQDLQGLFQGQVRYSKDAFEGLALMNAVMDVKRGVPGATLPAPRERRVQAVDRPGRPAVEVPARSDVAYDVDVPTPPFWGTRIVKGTPLREIVEWLDERATLMGRWGLRGTRGGESYEELAEREGRPRIRRLLDRIRTDNLVEPAAVYGYFPVYSAGDEVMLLDPRTPEDLDRTVGRFTFPRQQRPRFLCIADFFRDRALAEAKGPDVMPLQLVTMGSTLSAATATLFAADAYRDYLELHGLGVQLAEAMAEWMHARVRAELGLAAEDATVDAMVRDQAYRGSRYSFGYGACPDLEQRAVIARLLDADRIGVTLSEEFQLHPEESTDAFVVHHPEAKYFNAR; this is translated from the coding sequence GTGATCTCCTCCTCGTCCGCTCCGTCGAGCCTCCGTGCCGCGCTGGCACACCGTGTCGTCGTCGCCGATGGGGCGATGGGCACGATGCTGCAGCAGTACGACCTCGGCCTGGACGACTTCGAGGGGTACGAGGGCTGCAACGAGATCCTGTCGGTGACCAGGCCGGATGTCCTGCGGGAGATCCATGCGGCATACTTCGCGGCCGGATCGGACGCCGTCGAGACCAACACCTTCGGCGCCAACCTGTCCGCGCTGGGGGAGTACGGCATCTCCGACCGGATCGCCGAGCTGGCGTACGCCGCGGCGGCCGTGGCCCGGGAGACCGCCGACGCGTGGTCGACGCCGGAGCGGCCGCGCTGGGTGCTCGGCAGTGTCGGCCCGGGCACGAAGCTGCCGACCCTGGGCCACGTCCGGTTCCGCGACCTGCGCGACGCGTACCAGGTGCAGGTGGCCGCGATGCTGGCCGGCGGCATCGACGGGGTGTTGATCGAGACCGCCCAGGACATCCTGCAGGCCAAGGCGGCGGTGATCGGTGCCAAGCGGGCCATCAGGACATCCGGCCAAGACGTCCCGGTGGTCGTCTCGGTGACCGTCGAGACCACCGGCACGATGCTGGTCGGCTCCGAGATCGGTGCCGCGTTGGTCGCGCTGGAGCCGCTCGGCATCGACATGATCTCGATGAACTGCGCCACCGGCCCGGCGGAGATGCGCGAGCACCTGCACCACCTGGCGGACAACGCCCGGATCATGGTCGGCTGCATGCCCAACGCCGGCCTTCCCGAGCTGACCGCGGACGGCGCCCGGTACCCGCTGCAGCCGGGCCAGTTGGCCGACGCGCTGGACGAGTACGTTCAGGACTTCGGGCTGTCGCTGGTCGGCGGCTGCTGCGGCACGACACCGGAGCACATCCGTCAGGTTGTCGAGAGGGTGGGCGGGCGCGAGCTGGCGCCGCGGCCGTTCCGCCCGCTGCCCAGCGCCTCCTCGCTCTACACCGACGTCCCGTTCCGGCAGGACACCTCCTACCTGGCGATCGGTGAACGCACCAACGCCAACGGTTCGAAGGCGTTCCGCGAGGCGATGCTGGCGGAGAACTGGGACGAGTGCGTTGGCATCGCCCGGTCGCAGAGCCGCGGCGGGGCGCACCTGCTGGACCTGTGCGTCGACTACGTGGGCCGTGACGGTCGGGCGGACATGGACGAGCTGGCGTTCCGGTTCGCCACCGCGGTCACCCTGCCGATCGTGCTCGATTCCACCGAGGCGGCGGTGATCGAGGCCGGCCTGGAGCGGCTCGGCGGCCGGTCAGTGATCAACTCGGTCAACTACGAGGACGGCGACGGCCCCGACTCCCGGATCACCAGGGTGATGCCGATGGTGAAGGAGCACGGGGCCGCCGTCGTCGCGCTCACCATCGACGAGGAGGGCCAGGCCCGGACGGCCGAGTGGAAGGTCCGGGTCGCGACCCGGCTGATCGAGGACCTCACCAAGCGCTGGGGCCTGCGACTGGGCGACATCCTGGTCGACACGCTGACCTTCCCGATCGGCACCGGCCAGGAGGAGACCCGCCGCGACGCACTGGAGACCATCGAGGCGATCCGCGAGATCAAGCGGCGCTACCCGGAGGTGAACACCACCCTCGGGGTGTCGAACGTGTCCTTCGGGCTGGCCCCCGCCGCCCGGGTGGTGCTCAACTCGGTGTTCCTGCACGAGGCGGTGCAGGCCGGGCTGGACTCGGCGATCGTGCACGCGGCGAAGATCATGCCGATGAACCGGATCCCCGAGGACCAGCGCCGGGTCGCCCTCGACATGATCTACGACCGTAGAACAGCGTCCTATGACCCGCTGTCGACCTTCCTGGAGATGTTCACCGGCGTGACCACCGCCGACCAGAAGGCCGAGCGGGAGGCGGCGATGGCCGCCCTGCCGGTGGGTGAACGGCTCACCCAGCGGATCATCGACGGGGAGTCGAAGGGCATCGAGGCCGACCTCGACGAGGCGCTGCGCGAGACCGCACCGCTGGACATCATCAACACCCACCTGCTGGACGGGATGAAGGTGGTCGGCGAGCTCTTCGGGTCGGGCCAGATGCAGCTGCCGTTCGTGCTCCAGGCGGCCGAGACGATGAAGACGGCCGTCGCCTACCTGGAACCGCAGATGGACTCCGATGCCTCCGGCGCCGGCAAGGGCACCATCGTCCTGGCGACGGTCAAGGGCGACGTCCACGACATCGGCAAGAACCTGGTGGACATCATCCTCACCAACAACGGCTACGACGTGGTCAACCTCGGCATCAAGCAGCCGGTCGGAGCGATCATCGAGGCCGCCGAGGAGCACCACGCCGACGCGATCGGCATGTCCGGCCTGCTGGTGAAGTCGACCGTGGTGATGAAGGACAACCTGCTGGAACTGAACACCCGCGGCCTGGCCGACAGATACCCGGTGCTGCTCGGCGGGGCGGCGCTCACCCGGTCGTACGTGGAGCAGGACCTGCAGGGTCTGTTCCAGGGCCAGGTGCGCTACTCGAAGGACGCCTTCGAGGGCCTTGCCCTGATGAACGCGGTGATGGACGTCAAGCGCGGAGTGCCCGGCGCCACCCTGCCGGCACCGCGCGAACGCCGGGTCCAGGCGGTGGACCGCCCCGGCCGGCCGGCGGTCGAGGTGCCGGCGCGCTCCGACGTGGCGTACGACGTGGACGTGCCGACGCCGCCGTTCTGGGGCACCCGGATCGTCAAGGGCACCCCCCTGCGCGAGATCGTCGAGTGGCTCGACGAGCGGGCCACCCTGATGGGCCGCTGGGGGCTGCGCGGCACCCGCGGCGGCGAATCGTACGAGGAGCTGGCGGAGCGGGAGGGGCGGCCGCGGATCCGCCGGCTGCTGGACCGGATCCGCACCGACAACCTGGTCGAGCCCGCAGCGGTCTACGGCTACTTCCCGGTCTACTCGGCCGGCGACGAGGTGATGCTCCTCGACCCGCGGACGCCCGAGGACCTGGATCGTACGGTCGGCCGGTTCACCTTCCCGCGCCAGCAGCGGCCGCGGTTCCTCTGCATCGCCGACTTCTTCCGCGACCGCGCCCTGGCCGAGGCGAAGGGCCCCGACGTGATGCCACTGCAGTTGGTGACGATGGGCTCCACCCTTTCCGCGGCGACCGCCACCCTGTTCGCCGCCGATGCCTACCGCGACTATCTGGAGCTGCACGGCCTGGGTGTCCAGCTGGCCGAGGCGATGGCCGAGTGGATGCACGCCCGGGTCCGCGCCGAGCTGGGTCTGGCCGCCGAGGACGCCACCGTCGACGCGATGGTGCGGGACCAGGCCTATCGTGGCTCGCGGTACTCCTTCGGCTACGGCGCCTGCCCCGACCTGGAGCAGCGGGCCGTGATCGCCCGGCTGCTCGACGCCGACCGGATCGGAGTGACCCTCTCCGAGGAGTTCCAGCTGCACCCGGAGGAGTCGACCGACGCCTTCGTCGTCCATCACCCGGAGGCGAAATACTTCAATGCGCGCTGA
- a CDS encoding LacI family DNA-binding transcriptional regulator — MGSEPTQSDVAQLAGVSRGLVSLALSGSPAVAEATRDRILAAAEQLGYSRHLGAASLAAGRSPVVGVVLPDLRNPFFEGLVATLQAESDRHRLLPLVATVSNDPAREAVVLERFRQLRVAGAVLVSPVQPLADLSAAGRSLPLVLVGADAPGTTIDCVHMDEDAAARLVVDHLAARGWQRIVYLSSEAGAGQVWVDRRRSAIERIAAERSLPVTVVEVGADDGVAAALLPQLTSAAERVAVVAHNDLVAADAVVVLRGHGLVPGRDIAVVGFDDTHVARRPEYNFTSVSQNLSQLVHLALAALVERRAAEPDGARPTGREWVVTPSLSVRDSS, encoded by the coding sequence ATGGGCTCCGAGCCGACCCAGAGCGACGTGGCGCAGCTGGCAGGCGTGTCGCGGGGACTGGTGTCGCTGGCCCTGTCCGGCTCGCCCGCGGTGGCCGAAGCGACCCGGGACCGGATCCTGGCGGCTGCCGAGCAGCTCGGCTACTCCCGGCACCTGGGCGCGGCTTCGCTGGCCGCCGGGCGATCCCCGGTGGTCGGTGTGGTGCTGCCGGATCTCCGCAACCCGTTCTTCGAGGGTCTGGTCGCCACCCTGCAGGCGGAGAGCGATCGCCACCGCCTGCTGCCGTTGGTGGCCACTGTCTCCAATGATCCGGCGCGGGAGGCCGTCGTCCTGGAGCGGTTCCGTCAGCTGCGCGTCGCCGGCGCCGTACTGGTGTCGCCGGTCCAGCCACTGGCGGACCTCTCCGCCGCCGGCCGGTCACTGCCGCTGGTGCTGGTGGGAGCGGACGCGCCGGGGACGACCATCGACTGCGTCCACATGGACGAGGATGCCGCCGCCCGCCTGGTGGTGGACCATCTCGCCGCCCGTGGCTGGCAGCGCATCGTCTATCTGTCGTCGGAGGCCGGGGCGGGCCAGGTGTGGGTCGACCGGCGTCGCTCCGCCATCGAACGGATCGCCGCGGAACGTTCGCTGCCGGTCACCGTGGTGGAGGTCGGGGCCGACGACGGTGTCGCCGCCGCACTGCTCCCGCAGCTGACCTCGGCCGCCGAGCGGGTGGCGGTCGTTGCCCACAACGACCTGGTGGCCGCCGACGCCGTGGTGGTGCTGCGGGGCCATGGCCTGGTGCCGGGCCGGGACATCGCCGTCGTGGGCTTCGACGACACCCATGTCGCCCGGCGTCCCGAGTACAACTTCACCTCCGTGTCACAGAACCTGTCGCAGTTGGTGCATCTGGCGCTCGCCGCGCTGGTGGAGCGGCGAGCCGCCGAGCCCGACGGAGCCCGCCCCACGGGGCGGGAATGGGTCGTCACCCCGTCGCTGTCGGTACGCGATTCGTCCTGA